Proteins encoded together in one Nostoc sp. PCC 7524 window:
- a CDS encoding efflux RND transporter periplasmic adaptor subunit has translation MSSSERQTNFRDHIPQSPYESPPDHRRWLRLLLAGIFLLVGGTAVVWRLLTPTNPEPSAANAQLPGVRVKISPVQVGTIEDSTDFVATLESRRSVKLQPRIQGQVTQIYVRPGDAVTPGAAVMQIDPRQQQAALISNDAAVGAAKAQLENAFATLKSLEAERLSYLSDVRLHQQDYQRYASLAEEGAVSRQTKDQSANRLATARASLNALDSRIQAQRASIVQAQQAWQQAQANTQQQQYQLQDYRITAPFAGTVGNIPVKVGDFVNTSTQLVTITQNQPLELNVSVPLERGPQLRKGMPIEMMNAQGQVLGTSRVFFIAPNASNDTQTIQIKALYTNANNQLRADQSVRARLIWNQRPGVLIPTTAVSRVAGNNFVYVAETETSPQGVTQLVARQKRVQLGDIRRNSYQVLAGLQPQDKIIVSGLLNLKDGVPIVPESL, from the coding sequence ATGTCATCCTCTGAGCGTCAAACTAATTTTAGAGACCACATTCCTCAGTCACCCTACGAGTCACCCCCTGATCATCGGCGGTGGCTACGTTTATTGTTAGCTGGCATATTTCTCCTAGTAGGCGGAACAGCAGTAGTTTGGCGATTACTCACCCCAACTAATCCAGAACCTTCAGCCGCTAACGCTCAATTGCCAGGGGTAAGAGTCAAAATATCCCCTGTACAGGTAGGCACAATCGAGGACAGTACAGACTTTGTTGCTACCCTAGAATCCCGACGTTCTGTCAAACTGCAACCAAGAATTCAAGGACAAGTTACTCAGATATACGTGCGACCAGGTGATGCTGTGACTCCTGGCGCAGCAGTGATGCAAATCGACCCCAGACAGCAACAAGCAGCCTTAATTAGTAATGATGCTGCTGTTGGTGCAGCCAAGGCACAGTTAGAAAACGCTTTCGCCACACTCAAATCACTGGAAGCTGAAAGATTATCTTACTTATCAGATGTGCGTTTACATCAGCAAGATTATCAAAGATACGCCAGTTTAGCAGAGGAAGGAGCTGTGTCTCGGCAAACCAAGGATCAATCTGCTAATAGATTGGCTACAGCTAGAGCCAGTCTGAATGCTCTTGATTCCAGGATTCAAGCCCAAAGAGCTAGCATAGTGCAAGCTCAACAAGCTTGGCAGCAAGCCCAGGCAAATACACAACAGCAACAATACCAACTGCAAGATTACAGAATTACTGCCCCCTTTGCAGGTACTGTAGGTAATATTCCTGTAAAAGTTGGTGATTTTGTTAACACATCTACCCAATTAGTGACCATCACTCAAAACCAACCGTTAGAACTGAATGTTTCCGTCCCCCTAGAACGAGGCCCCCAATTGCGTAAGGGAATGCCTATAGAGATGATGAACGCTCAAGGTCAAGTTTTGGGGACAAGTCGGGTATTTTTCATTGCTCCCAACGCCAGTAACGATACACAAACCATTCAGATTAAAGCTTTGTACACCAACGCCAACAATCAGTTAAGGGCAGATCAGTCAGTCAGAGCCAGACTGATTTGGAATCAGCGTCCTGGGGTGTTAATTCCGACTACAGCCGTGTCTCGTGTGGCAGGAAATAATTTTGTTTATGTAGCTGAAACGGAAACATCACCGCAAGGAGTGACTCAATTAGTCGCTCGCCAAAAACGGGTGCAACTAGGCGATATTCGCCGCAATTCATACCAAGTTCTAGCCGGATTGCAGCCACAAGACAAAATCATTGTCTCAGGCTTGCTCAATCTGAAAGATGGTGTGCCGATTGTTCCGGAATCTCTTTAG
- a CDS encoding pirin family protein has product MTPNTVNYLIHGRNERGRSQIAWLDSYHTFSFSNFYDPNRMGFRSLRVINDDRIAPGAGFPTHGHRDMEILTYVLSGAVEHKDSLGTGSVIRPGDVQIMSAGTGIHHSEFNHSKTEPLHLLQIWILPDEQGLSPRYEQKAFTTEEKRGQLRLVAAKDGRDGAVTIHQDVNIYASILEPGDVVNYHVKPNRYAWLQIAQGVATLHGEELRAGDGVQINGEEKLEISTDIGTEFLLFDLA; this is encoded by the coding sequence ATGACTCCGAATACAGTCAACTACTTAATTCATGGTCGCAACGAACGTGGTCGTAGTCAAATTGCTTGGCTCGATAGTTACCATACATTTTCCTTTAGCAATTTCTATGATCCCAATCGTATGGGATTCCGTTCTTTGAGAGTGATTAATGATGATCGCATTGCTCCTGGTGCGGGATTTCCTACCCACGGACATCGTGATATGGAAATTCTTACCTATGTGCTATCAGGTGCAGTAGAGCATAAAGATAGTTTGGGTACAGGTTCAGTCATTCGTCCCGGTGATGTCCAAATTATGAGTGCTGGTACTGGAATTCATCACAGCGAATTCAATCACTCCAAAACTGAACCACTCCATCTTTTGCAAATCTGGATTTTACCAGACGAGCAAGGGTTATCTCCTAGATATGAACAAAAAGCTTTTACTACAGAAGAAAAACGTGGTCAACTTCGCTTAGTGGCGGCTAAAGATGGGCGTGATGGTGCTGTTACTATTCACCAAGATGTGAATATCTACGCATCTATTTTAGAACCCGGTGATGTAGTTAATTATCACGTCAAACCCAATCGTTATGCTTGGTTACAAATTGCTCAAGGTGTCGCTACTTTGCACGGTGAGGAATTAAGAGCAGGTGATGGTGTACAAATCAACGGAGAGGAAAAACTAGAAATCAGCACAGATATTGGCACAGAATTTTTGCTTTTTGATCTGGCTTAA
- the dps gene encoding DNA starvation/stationary phase protection protein Dps, whose protein sequence is MSENTLSTRLYPTRIDIPAEVREQVVSLLNQTLAATLDLKTQTKQAHWNVKGTDFYQLHELFDELAGELEEFVDMVAERVTALGGYAVGTARAAAKNSILPEYPFDILDGQEHVAALADRFAPYAQHIRKAIAKTDDLGDADTADLYTEISRTIDKRLWFLEAHLQASAIKAGNGAGVAKTQQPAAVK, encoded by the coding sequence ATGAGTGAAAATACTCTATCAACACGCCTGTACCCCACTCGCATTGATATTCCAGCTGAAGTCAGAGAGCAAGTTGTCAGCCTGCTTAACCAAACGTTGGCAGCTACTTTAGACTTGAAGACTCAAACCAAGCAAGCACATTGGAATGTCAAAGGGACTGATTTCTATCAGTTACATGAATTGTTTGATGAACTAGCAGGCGAGTTGGAAGAGTTTGTTGACATGGTAGCGGAACGAGTCACAGCTTTAGGCGGATATGCTGTAGGAACAGCTCGTGCAGCTGCGAAAAATTCTATCTTGCCAGAATACCCCTTTGATATTTTGGATGGACAAGAACACGTAGCCGCTTTAGCTGACCGTTTTGCACCCTATGCCCAGCATATCCGGAAAGCGATCGCTAAAACTGATGACTTAGGCGATGCTGATACTGCTGACTTGTACACCGAAATTTCCCGCACTATTGATAAACGCCTGTGGTTCTTAGAAGCCCATCTCCAAGCATCAGCCATCAAAGCCGGAAACGGTGCAGGCGTTGCTAAAACTCAACAACCAGCTGCTGTGAAATAA
- a CDS encoding aldo/keto reductase, with translation MKYKLLGKSGLRVSELCLGTMTFGEDWGCGASKDESQKIFNTFVETGGNFIDTANGYTEGSSEKIVGELIAQDRERFVVATKYSFPSQIMGERKGDPNASGNHRKNLIQSLEGSLKRLNTEYIDLFWLHAWDFTTPIEEVMRSLDDLVRQGKILYIGISDTPAWIVSQANTMAQYHSWTQFVALQIEYSLIQRTPERDLLPMAKAFDLAVTPWSPLGGGVLTGKYNQPIQPGQEQGRLANQAWGHISERSLAIAEVVSQVAAEIGCTPSQVAIAWLRTQSGVIIPIIGTRKLSQLQDNLASLDVILSPAHLQRLHEVSQIELGFPHDFLQNDTMRDRLFGGTFSVIDNHHA, from the coding sequence ATGAAATACAAACTCTTGGGCAAAAGTGGACTGCGAGTTTCTGAACTTTGTTTAGGAACTATGACATTTGGGGAAGATTGGGGTTGTGGTGCTTCCAAGGATGAAAGCCAGAAAATATTTAATACTTTTGTGGAAACTGGCGGTAATTTTATTGATACCGCCAACGGGTACACCGAAGGTAGTAGTGAAAAAATTGTTGGTGAATTAATTGCTCAAGACCGAGAACGCTTTGTGGTGGCGACAAAATATTCCTTCCCCTCGCAAATCATGGGTGAACGCAAAGGCGACCCCAATGCTAGTGGGAATCACCGCAAGAATTTAATCCAGTCTTTAGAAGGCAGCCTCAAACGGCTGAATACTGAATATATTGATTTATTCTGGTTGCACGCTTGGGACTTCACCACCCCTATAGAAGAAGTGATGCGATCGCTCGATGATCTGGTAAGGCAAGGTAAAATACTGTACATCGGCATCTCTGATACTCCAGCTTGGATTGTTTCTCAAGCCAATACTATGGCTCAATACCACAGTTGGACACAATTTGTAGCTTTGCAAATTGAGTATAGTTTGATTCAACGCACCCCAGAACGAGATTTATTACCGATGGCTAAAGCCTTCGATTTAGCTGTTACACCTTGGTCGCCTTTAGGGGGTGGAGTGCTAACAGGGAAATACAACCAACCTATACAACCAGGGCAAGAACAAGGAAGACTGGCAAATCAAGCATGGGGTCATATTTCTGAGAGAAGTTTAGCGATCGCTGAGGTTGTCAGTCAAGTTGCCGCAGAAATTGGCTGTACACCTTCACAGGTGGCGATAGCTTGGTTACGCACTCAAAGCGGCGTGATTATCCCCATTATTGGGACGCGAAAATTAAGTCAGTTGCAAGATAACTTGGCATCCTTGGATGTCATCTTATCCCCAGCACATCTGCAACGCCTTCATGAAGTCAGTCAAATTGAGTTAGGCTTTCCTCATGATTTCTTGCAAAATGACACCATGCGCGATCGCCTGTTTGGTGGTACATTCAGTGTCATAGATAACCACCATGCCTAA